A genomic region of Seriola aureovittata isolate HTS-2021-v1 ecotype China chromosome 21, ASM2101889v1, whole genome shotgun sequence contains the following coding sequences:
- the ttll6 gene encoding tubulin polyglutamylase ttll6 isoform X1 — protein MGLPVDSPDRNDDEHKYEGEGEEGESQTEACTFTRTPPPITKKRRKCKKRLWINLTNCKYESVRRAARRYGLREAVEGEDWTLFWTDCSVSLDRVKDMKRYQKINHFPGMSEICRKDLLARNMNRMLKLFPKDYNIFPRTWCLPADYSDFQAYTRAKKNKTYICKPDTGCQGKGIFITKSSKDIPPGEHMICQVYVSRPLIIDGYKFDLRIYVLVTSCDPFSIFMFKEGLARFCTTQYNEPTHSNVEDVCMHLTNYSINKHSENFLRDEDTGSKRKLSTLNKHLESISCNTEKLWNDIEDVIIKTLISAHPILKHNYHTCFPNHTTGSACFEILGFDVLLDHRLRPWVLEVNHSPSFTTDSQLDREVKNALLYDTLVLINLGACDRRKITKEERRRVKDRLQQNRSREARSEELRQCQAATVEQMERYEAKHLGGFKRIYPREGGEKYDKYFKHSSSLFQETAASKAREECARQQLQELRLKQEQRERDQMGGRRRDLQGETAGERVKPQRALTQPPTSRCDCDPEAPPLSSLSVDPEAAGVRKEKQEKEREEEEEVDIEEQERVEALLQRKKLLKDLGVVDLIHQLLHGWTEGGGVLQDACTHQQSKQTQQRQQQTKLDSLAQFSHRTKQQQQQQQQQPCTQISRQHAHSHMTQQRLLRPTIDQRSLNESSCLQQESKSLNRAEEIRRTSSAQRIHWPVSGSPAVREDSRSSSYTDTRSRPSIPIVNHVPKRGLRCAYMSHDPAALQSLLVISTRAPLVRRPGFSHIVRNSSRRAPQHSKGQ, from the exons ATGGGTCTACCTGTGGACAGCCCAGACAGAAACGATGATGAACATAAatatgagggagagggagaggagggcgAAAGCCAAACTGAGGCCTGCACCTTCACCCGCACCCCGCCGCCCATCAccaagaagaggagaaaatgcaAGAAGAG ACTGTGGATCAACCTCACCAACTGCAAATATGAAAGTG TGCGACGAGCTGCTCGAAGATACGGCCTCAGAGAAGCGGTGGAGGGTGAAGACTGGACACTGTTTTGGACCGACTGCTCTGTGTCTCTAGACCGTGTTAAGGACATGAAGCGTTACCAG aaaataaaccaTTTCCCGGGGATGAGTGAGATCTGCCGCAAAGACTTACTGGCAAGAAACATGAACCGCATGCTCAAGCTTTTCCCCAAAGACTACAACATCTTCCCCAGAACGTGGTGCCTTCCTGCAGA TTACAGTGACTTCCAAGCTTACACCAgggccaaaaaaaacaagacatataTCTGTAAGCCAGACACTGGCTGCCAAGGCAAAGGCATCTTCATCACCAAATCAAGTAAAGACATTCCCCCTGGAGAACACATGATCTGCCAGGTTTACGTCTCCAGG CCTCTCATTATTGACGGGTACAAGTTTGACCTGCGTATTTACGTGCTGGTGACGTCATGTGACCCATTCAGCATATTCATGTTCAAGGAGGGGCTGGCCCGCTTCTGCACAACACAGTACAACGAACCAACGCACAGCAATGTG GAAGATGTGTGCATGCATCTCACCAACTACTCCATCAACAAGCACAGTGAGAATTTTCTCCGTGACGAGGACACAGGCAGCAAACG AAAGCTGTCCACCCTTAATAAACACTTGGAGTCCATCAGCTGCAACACAGAGAAGCTGTGGAATGACATTGAGGACGTGATCATAAAGACTCTGATCTCCGCTCACCCCATCCTCAAACATAATTACCACACGTGCTTCCCCAACCACACCACCGGCAGCGCCTGCTTCGAGATCCTGGGCTTCGACGTGCTGCTGGATCACCGCCTCAGACCCTGGGTGCTGGAG GTGAACCACTCCCCGAGCTTTACCACCGACTCACAGCTGGACCGGGAGGTGAAGAATGCTTTGCTGTACGACACCCTGGTTCTCATCAATTTAGGTGCCTGCGACCGCCGCAAGATCACCAAAGAGGAGAGACGCAGGGTGAAGGACAGGCTGCAGCAAAACCGCTCCAGAGAGGCCAG GTCGGAGGAGCTGCGTCAGTGCCAGGCGGCCACGGTGGAGCAGATGGAGAGATATGAGGCCAAACACCTGGGAGGCTTCAAGAGGATCTACcccagagagggaggagagaaataCGACAAGTACTTCAAACACAGCAGCTCGCTCTTCCAGGAGACGGCAGCGTCCAAGGCCAGAGAGGAGTGTGCCAG gcaACAACTGCAGGAGCTGCGTCTGaagcaggagcagagggagagagaccaGATGGGGGGTCGGAGGAGAGACTTGCAGGGGGAGACAGCAGGGGAGAGAGTCAAACCACAACGAGCATTAACACAACCCCCCACTTCTCGCTGTGACTGTGACCCAGAGGCG CCCCCTCTGTCCAGTCTGTCAGTGGATCCTGAAGCTGCAGGAGTCCgaaaagagaagcaggagaaggagagggaggaggaggaggaggtagataTAGAAGAGCAGGAGCGGGTGGAGGCTCTGCTCCAGAGGAAGAAACTGCTAAAGGACCTGGGGGTGGTGGACCTGATCCACCAGCTGCTGCACGGgtggacagagggagggggagtcCTGCAGGACGCCTGCACCCACCAGCAGAGTAAACAGACTcagcagagacaacagcagacaaAG ttggACTCTTTGGCGCAGTTTTCCCACAGGacgaagcagcagcagcagcagcagcagcagcagccctgcACTCAGATCTCACGGCAG CACGCCCACTCCCACATGACTCAGCAGCGTTTGCTCAGGCCCACCATCGACCAGAGGAGCCTGAACGAGTCCAGCTGCCTGCAGCAGGAGTCCAAGAGCCTCAACAGAGCGGAAGAAATACGAAGGACCAGCAGCGCCCAGCGGATACACTGGCCAG TCAGCGGCTCTCCGGCCGTCAGGGAGGACAGCAGGAGCAGCTCCTACACCGACACCCGGTCCCGTCCCAGCATCCCGATCGTAAACCACGTCCCCAAAAGAGGCCTGCGCTGCGCCTACATGTCCCATGACCCCGCTGCCCTGCAAAGCCTGCTCGTCATCTCCACTCGAGCCCCGCTGGTCAGGAGGCCTGGCTTCTCTCACATAGTCCGAAACTCCTCCCGCAGGGCCCCCCAGCACAGCAAAGGGCAGTGA
- the ttll6 gene encoding tubulin polyglutamylase ttll6 isoform X2, with product MKRYQKINHFPGMSEICRKDLLARNMNRMLKLFPKDYNIFPRTWCLPADYSDFQAYTRAKKNKTYICKPDTGCQGKGIFITKSSKDIPPGEHMICQVYVSRPLIIDGYKFDLRIYVLVTSCDPFSIFMFKEGLARFCTTQYNEPTHSNVEDVCMHLTNYSINKHSENFLRDEDTGSKRKLSTLNKHLESISCNTEKLWNDIEDVIIKTLISAHPILKHNYHTCFPNHTTGSACFEILGFDVLLDHRLRPWVLEVNHSPSFTTDSQLDREVKNALLYDTLVLINLGACDRRKITKEERRRVKDRLQQNRSREARSEELRQCQAATVEQMERYEAKHLGGFKRIYPREGGEKYDKYFKHSSSLFQETAASKAREECARQQLQELRLKQEQRERDQMGGRRRDLQGETAGERVKPQRALTQPPTSRCDCDPEAPPLSSLSVDPEAAGVRKEKQEKEREEEEEVDIEEQERVEALLQRKKLLKDLGVVDLIHQLLHGWTEGGGVLQDACTHQQSKQTQQRQQQTKLDSLAQFSHRTKQQQQQQQQQPCTQISRQHAHSHMTQQRLLRPTIDQRSLNESSCLQQESKSLNRAEEIRRTSSAQRIHWPVSGSPAVREDSRSSSYTDTRSRPSIPIVNHVPKRGLRCAYMSHDPAALQSLLVISTRAPLVRRPGFSHIVRNSSRRAPQHSKGQ from the exons ATGAAGCGTTACCAG aaaataaaccaTTTCCCGGGGATGAGTGAGATCTGCCGCAAAGACTTACTGGCAAGAAACATGAACCGCATGCTCAAGCTTTTCCCCAAAGACTACAACATCTTCCCCAGAACGTGGTGCCTTCCTGCAGA TTACAGTGACTTCCAAGCTTACACCAgggccaaaaaaaacaagacatataTCTGTAAGCCAGACACTGGCTGCCAAGGCAAAGGCATCTTCATCACCAAATCAAGTAAAGACATTCCCCCTGGAGAACACATGATCTGCCAGGTTTACGTCTCCAGG CCTCTCATTATTGACGGGTACAAGTTTGACCTGCGTATTTACGTGCTGGTGACGTCATGTGACCCATTCAGCATATTCATGTTCAAGGAGGGGCTGGCCCGCTTCTGCACAACACAGTACAACGAACCAACGCACAGCAATGTG GAAGATGTGTGCATGCATCTCACCAACTACTCCATCAACAAGCACAGTGAGAATTTTCTCCGTGACGAGGACACAGGCAGCAAACG AAAGCTGTCCACCCTTAATAAACACTTGGAGTCCATCAGCTGCAACACAGAGAAGCTGTGGAATGACATTGAGGACGTGATCATAAAGACTCTGATCTCCGCTCACCCCATCCTCAAACATAATTACCACACGTGCTTCCCCAACCACACCACCGGCAGCGCCTGCTTCGAGATCCTGGGCTTCGACGTGCTGCTGGATCACCGCCTCAGACCCTGGGTGCTGGAG GTGAACCACTCCCCGAGCTTTACCACCGACTCACAGCTGGACCGGGAGGTGAAGAATGCTTTGCTGTACGACACCCTGGTTCTCATCAATTTAGGTGCCTGCGACCGCCGCAAGATCACCAAAGAGGAGAGACGCAGGGTGAAGGACAGGCTGCAGCAAAACCGCTCCAGAGAGGCCAG GTCGGAGGAGCTGCGTCAGTGCCAGGCGGCCACGGTGGAGCAGATGGAGAGATATGAGGCCAAACACCTGGGAGGCTTCAAGAGGATCTACcccagagagggaggagagaaataCGACAAGTACTTCAAACACAGCAGCTCGCTCTTCCAGGAGACGGCAGCGTCCAAGGCCAGAGAGGAGTGTGCCAG gcaACAACTGCAGGAGCTGCGTCTGaagcaggagcagagggagagagaccaGATGGGGGGTCGGAGGAGAGACTTGCAGGGGGAGACAGCAGGGGAGAGAGTCAAACCACAACGAGCATTAACACAACCCCCCACTTCTCGCTGTGACTGTGACCCAGAGGCG CCCCCTCTGTCCAGTCTGTCAGTGGATCCTGAAGCTGCAGGAGTCCgaaaagagaagcaggagaaggagagggaggaggaggaggaggtagataTAGAAGAGCAGGAGCGGGTGGAGGCTCTGCTCCAGAGGAAGAAACTGCTAAAGGACCTGGGGGTGGTGGACCTGATCCACCAGCTGCTGCACGGgtggacagagggagggggagtcCTGCAGGACGCCTGCACCCACCAGCAGAGTAAACAGACTcagcagagacaacagcagacaaAG ttggACTCTTTGGCGCAGTTTTCCCACAGGacgaagcagcagcagcagcagcagcagcagcagccctgcACTCAGATCTCACGGCAG CACGCCCACTCCCACATGACTCAGCAGCGTTTGCTCAGGCCCACCATCGACCAGAGGAGCCTGAACGAGTCCAGCTGCCTGCAGCAGGAGTCCAAGAGCCTCAACAGAGCGGAAGAAATACGAAGGACCAGCAGCGCCCAGCGGATACACTGGCCAG TCAGCGGCTCTCCGGCCGTCAGGGAGGACAGCAGGAGCAGCTCCTACACCGACACCCGGTCCCGTCCCAGCATCCCGATCGTAAACCACGTCCCCAAAAGAGGCCTGCGCTGCGCCTACATGTCCCATGACCCCGCTGCCCTGCAAAGCCTGCTCGTCATCTCCACTCGAGCCCCGCTGGTCAGGAGGCCTGGCTTCTCTCACATAGTCCGAAACTCCTCCCGCAGGGCCCCCCAGCACAGCAAAGGGCAGTGA